A portion of the Leptospira congkakensis genome contains these proteins:
- the meaB gene encoding methylmalonyl Co-A mutase-associated GTPase MeaB, whose product METPNEDIGKKKEDAEVANPKSALSVNPGVADAPAISPYIRDQRKTLTRKETSAEELANGILSGNRTHLSKAITLVESNLEAHNDKAQAVLELVMPKVGNSIRIGITGVPGVGKSTFIESFGSYLLEQNHKLAVLAIDPSSQRTKGSILGDKTRMEILSKSENAFIRPSPSSGSLGGVARKTRESMYLCEAAGFDTIIIETVGVGQSETQVHSMVDFFLLLMLAGAGDELQGIKRGIMEMADLIAINKADGQNEPFAMRARVEYESALHLFPAPESKWTPRATTCSGIGGKGIDEIWNLVLDYISTTKTNGYYAKNRENQTRMWFEETLREVVLEQFFMRPGKKESILESEKKLMSGKSTLLKEIKHLTDK is encoded by the coding sequence ATGGAAACACCGAACGAGGACATTGGCAAAAAGAAAGAGGATGCGGAAGTTGCGAATCCAAAATCGGCACTTTCCGTAAACCCAGGTGTCGCCGATGCTCCCGCCATTTCTCCCTACATTCGTGACCAAAGAAAAACACTTACCCGCAAAGAAACCTCAGCGGAAGAACTTGCAAACGGCATTCTTTCGGGAAACCGCACTCACCTATCCAAAGCCATCACTCTTGTAGAAAGTAATTTAGAAGCACATAATGACAAAGCCCAAGCCGTTTTGGAACTGGTGATGCCAAAGGTGGGAAATTCCATCCGAATTGGAATCACAGGAGTGCCTGGTGTTGGTAAGTCCACATTTATCGAAAGTTTTGGAAGTTATCTTCTAGAACAAAATCATAAACTGGCCGTCCTTGCTATTGATCCCAGTAGCCAACGAACGAAAGGTTCCATTCTCGGTGACAAAACTCGAATGGAAATTCTTTCCAAATCTGAAAATGCCTTCATACGCCCATCACCTAGCAGTGGTTCTTTGGGAGGTGTTGCAAGAAAAACTAGAGAATCCATGTACCTCTGTGAAGCAGCAGGATTTGATACCATCATCATAGAAACCGTGGGTGTGGGACAATCCGAAACCCAAGTCCATTCCATGGTGGACTTTTTTTTGTTGCTCATGCTTGCCGGCGCGGGAGATGAACTCCAAGGAATCAAACGTGGGATTATGGAGATGGCTGACCTCATCGCCATCAATAAAGCCGATGGACAAAATGAACCCTTTGCCATGCGGGCCAGAGTGGAATATGAATCAGCCCTCCATCTTTTCCCTGCCCCAGAATCCAAATGGACACCTAGAGCCACCACTTGTAGTGGGATTGGGGGAAAAGGAATCGACGAAATCTGGAACTTGGTTTTAGATTATATCTCTACCACAAAAACAAACGGGTATTACGCGAAGAACAGAGAAAATCAAACTCGGATGTGGTTTGAAGAAACTCTGAGAGAAGTAGTTTTAGAACAGTTTTTTATGCGTCCCGGGAAAAAAGAATCCATTCTGGAATCGGAAAAAAAACTGATGAGCGGAAAATCCACTCTCCTAAAAGAAATCAAACACCTAACAGACAAATAA
- a CDS encoding response regulator transcription factor, whose translation MKSISIGIIEDNLDFLHSLCGVLEENPSLHLKTWNSAEEFWAEDAAKEWDLLILDIGLPGMSGIDVLKTYHTTESRKSLVISSLQTDDAIFSALRNGASGYIWKSELDSLHDTIQTLLDGGSVISPSIAAKVLLSFRKPQTNLDSGVGVEVLTPRERQILELIVEGDSPYQIASLFGTTVGTVRQQIKTIYKKLQVNTRVQMLKKARQFGIF comes from the coding sequence ATGAAATCCATTTCTATTGGCATCATTGAGGACAATTTGGATTTTTTACATTCTCTCTGTGGAGTGTTAGAAGAGAATCCATCTCTGCATTTAAAAACTTGGAATTCTGCAGAAGAATTTTGGGCAGAGGACGCGGCTAAAGAATGGGATCTTTTGATTTTAGACATTGGCCTTCCTGGAATGAGTGGGATCGATGTACTCAAAACCTATCACACGACTGAGTCGAGAAAAAGCCTGGTGATTTCTTCCTTACAAACAGATGATGCTATCTTTTCTGCCCTTAGGAACGGGGCTTCCGGTTATATTTGGAAATCAGAATTAGATTCCCTACATGACACCATCCAAACCTTACTCGATGGGGGGAGTGTGATTTCTCCTTCTATCGCCGCAAAAGTTTTGTTAAGTTTTCGTAAACCCCAAACCAATCTAGATTCGGGAGTGGGGGTCGAAGTTCTCACACCCAGAGAAAGACAAATTTTGGAACTGATCGTGGAAGGGGATAGTCCCTACCAAATTGCTTCTCTTTTCGGAACTACCGTGGGTACGGTGCGCCAGCAGATCAAAACGATCTATAAAAAACTCCAGGTCAATACGAGAGTGCAGATGTTGAAAAAGGCCCGCCAGTTCGGCATTTTTTGA